Proteins from a single region of Candidatus Babeliales bacterium:
- a CDS encoding DEAD/DEAH box helicase — MKQTKQFRDFSLNSHIITTLEKMGIHTPTEIQEKSLPILMVPGKNDFHGQAQTGTGKTLAFGIPLLHHIDLKNKETQSLIVAPTRELALQIYESLEKLARGMSISITTIYGGVSFEPQRNQLKKGTQIVVGTPGRINDHLRRKTLSLRNVHTIVLDEADIMLDMGFKEEIDEILTFSQPDRNIWLFSATIKGGIKEIQKNHMRNPSSVRVSQEQVTSSTTQQYFCIAPTQYRFEALCRFIASEPDFYGFVFCQTKIQTSEIAEKLAAKGHSVNALHGDMSQVNRNRVITDFRKKKFSILIATDVAARGIDVSDITHVINYQIPEDRESYVHRIGRTGRAGKEGVSITFIHPREQRYIRELAAKFKSTIKELPIPSVECIMGQQEKKALAYVAAKIESTTSSKKQLSNLYESIQQLSDEQRNTLLIELLHEKFFNQVNTDTLTFSNKTENNRSSEQGFIELCINIGMQDGVTRNDILHHLTIDEKIVKKQIAKVRVIQKRSFILIPQKAQGLVAQLEQKQFKGRRWRLVN, encoded by the coding sequence ATGAAACAAACTAAACAATTTCGTGATTTTTCATTAAATTCTCATATTATAACTACACTTGAAAAAATGGGTATTCATACTCCTACTGAAATTCAAGAAAAATCGTTACCTATTTTAATGGTACCCGGTAAAAATGATTTTCATGGTCAAGCACAAACCGGTACTGGTAAAACACTTGCTTTTGGTATTCCTTTGCTTCATCATATCGATTTAAAAAATAAAGAAACTCAGTCACTTATCGTAGCGCCTACCCGAGAATTAGCTTTACAGATTTATGAAAGTCTTGAAAAATTAGCACGGGGAATGTCTATTTCAATTACCACTATATATGGTGGTGTTTCTTTTGAACCGCAACGCAATCAATTAAAAAAAGGTACGCAAATTGTGGTCGGGACGCCTGGCCGTATTAACGATCATTTACGTAGAAAAACACTATCATTAAGAAATGTACATACTATTGTACTCGATGAAGCTGACATCATGCTCGATATGGGATTCAAAGAAGAAATCGATGAAATTTTAACTTTTTCTCAGCCCGATCGAAACATTTGGCTTTTTTCTGCTACCATTAAAGGTGGTATTAAAGAGATTCAAAAAAACCATATGCGTAATCCTTCATCAGTAAGAGTAAGCCAAGAACAAGTTACCAGTTCAACTACACAACAATATTTTTGCATAGCACCGACGCAATATCGTTTTGAAGCACTATGTAGATTTATTGCAAGCGAACCAGACTTTTATGGCTTTGTATTTTGCCAAACTAAAATTCAAACAAGTGAAATTGCTGAAAAATTAGCCGCAAAAGGTCATAGTGTTAATGCTTTGCATGGTGATATGAGCCAAGTTAACCGTAATCGCGTAATTACCGATTTTAGAAAAAAGAAATTTTCAATTTTAATTGCAACCGATGTGGCTGCACGTGGTATTGATGTTTCAGATATTACTCACGTTATAAATTATCAAATTCCAGAAGATCGTGAAAGCTATGTTCATCGTATTGGCCGTACAGGCCGTGCAGGCAAAGAAGGTGTATCAATAACATTTATCCACCCAAGAGAACAACGATATATTCGTGAATTAGCAGCAAAATTTAAAAGCACTATTAAGGAACTCCCTATTCCATCAGTTGAATGCATTATGGGTCAACAAGAGAAAAAAGCTCTCGCTTATGTAGCTGCTAAAATTGAAAGTACAACATCATCTAAAAAGCAATTATCAAATTTATATGAATCTATTCAGCAACTTTCAGATGAGCAGCGAAATACACTATTAATTGAACTTTTACATGAAAAGTTTTTTAATCAGGTAAATACTGATACATTAACATTTTCAAATAAAACTGAAAATAATAGATCATCTGAACAAGGATTCATCGAATTATGTATTAACATAGGCATGCAAGATGGCGTAACAAGAAATGATATTCTTCATCATCTGACTATCGATGAAAAAATTGTTAAAAAACAAATTGCAAAAGTACGAGTAATTCAAAAACGTAGCTTTATTTTGATTCCACAAAAAGCACAGGGCCTTGTCGCACAATTAGAACAAAAGCAATTTAAAGGCAGGCGTTGGCGCTTAGTTAATTAA
- a CDS encoding 30S ribosomal protein S1, with translation MSKTVIQGSHFRHVEPVWQDEEDFELNQEQLDELSSLYEGMFDSIKQGKIVTGKIVKLDDDGVLVDIGFKSHGLVPWYEFSEHERKKLAVDQDIDVMLEELENVDGNLSISYEEAKAMRAWDTIMKLYDEGKPVEGLVTHKVKGGLSVDIGIPAFLPGSQVDLQRVTDFDQFVGQQINAYIIKINQKRGNVIISRRKYLNEIRSESRKKILEGLQADQVIQGIVKNITNYGVFIDIGGVDGLLHITDMTWGRIAHPSELVKIGDRISVKVLSFDKENEKISLGMKQLTENPWEKVTKDLEIAAKVKGKISSITDYGLFIEIAKGVEGLVHISEISWIDRIDDIKRHFKVGDEVEAVIVSLDKDNRRMSLSIKQLQENPWKKLHDKFKIGDKIKGTISNITDFGIFVQLLPGIDGLVHISDLSWTEHINHPADIFKKGDEVEAVILGIDEENKRVSLGIKQLAEDPWDKIEELYPAGSIVEGEVSKITNFGAFIKLPSGIEGLVHISELSTQNVDKVEDVLKVGEKAEFRVIKVNREDRKLGLSLKLDEKEAKATAETKKPKVTKSAAAPKAKKFEEQQANKPKSLLQIELEKHAARQKEENTDSEG, from the coding sequence ATGTCAAAGACCGTTATTCAAGGATCCCATTTTCGTCATGTAGAGCCAGTTTGGCAAGATGAAGAGGATTTCGAGCTTAATCAAGAACAATTGGATGAACTTTCTTCTTTATATGAAGGGATGTTTGATTCAATTAAACAAGGAAAAATTGTCACCGGAAAAATCGTTAAACTCGATGATGATGGTGTATTAGTCGATATTGGATTTAAATCGCATGGTTTAGTTCCTTGGTATGAATTTTCTGAGCATGAACGTAAAAAACTAGCAGTAGACCAAGATATCGATGTAATGCTCGAAGAATTAGAAAATGTTGATGGAAACCTCAGTATTTCCTACGAAGAAGCAAAAGCAATGAGAGCGTGGGATACCATCATGAAGCTTTATGATGAAGGAAAACCGGTAGAAGGCCTGGTAACTCATAAAGTTAAAGGTGGTTTAAGTGTTGATATTGGTATTCCTGCATTCTTGCCAGGTTCACAAGTTGATTTACAACGGGTAACTGATTTCGATCAATTTGTTGGGCAACAAATCAATGCTTATATCATAAAAATTAATCAAAAACGTGGAAATGTTATTATTTCTCGTCGTAAATATCTTAATGAAATTCGTTCCGAATCTCGCAAAAAAATTCTTGAAGGATTGCAAGCAGACCAAGTTATCCAAGGTATCGTTAAAAATATTACCAATTATGGGGTATTTATCGACATTGGTGGCGTAGATGGTTTACTTCATATTACTGATATGACTTGGGGGCGCATTGCTCATCCAAGTGAACTAGTGAAGATTGGCGACCGTATTTCAGTAAAAGTACTTTCATTTGATAAAGAAAATGAAAAAATTTCTCTAGGTATGAAGCAACTTACTGAAAATCCATGGGAAAAAGTTACCAAGGATCTTGAAATTGCCGCTAAAGTTAAAGGCAAAATATCCAGTATTACTGATTATGGCCTTTTCATAGAAATAGCTAAAGGCGTTGAAGGACTTGTGCATATTTCTGAAATTTCATGGATCGATCGTATTGATGATATTAAACGTCACTTTAAAGTAGGTGATGAAGTTGAAGCAGTTATTGTTTCACTTGATAAAGATAATCGACGTATGTCATTAAGTATCAAGCAATTGCAAGAAAATCCATGGAAAAAACTTCATGATAAATTCAAAATTGGTGATAAAATTAAAGGTACAATTAGTAACATTACTGATTTTGGTATCTTTGTTCAATTATTGCCAGGAATCGATGGTCTTGTACATATTTCTGATCTTTCATGGACTGAGCATATAAATCATCCTGCAGATATTTTCAAGAAGGGTGATGAAGTTGAAGCGGTTATTCTTGGCATTGATGAAGAGAATAAACGTGTCTCGCTCGGTATTAAGCAGTTAGCAGAAGATCCTTGGGATAAGATTGAAGAATTGTATCCAGCAGGAAGTATTGTTGAAGGTGAAGTATCAAAGATCACTAACTTTGGTGCATTTATTAAATTACCTTCCGGCATTGAAGGCCTTGTGCATATTTCTGAATTATCAACTCAAAATGTTGATAAAGTTGAAGATGTACTAAAAGTAGGCGAAAAAGCTGAATTTCGAGTTATTAAAGTAAATAGAGAAGATCGCAAGCTTGGGTTGAGTCTCAAACTTGATGAGAAGGAAGCTAAAGCGACAGCAGAAACTAAAAAACCAAAAGTAACAAAATCTGCAGCTGCTCCTAAAGCTAAAAAATTCGAAGAACAACAAGCGAACAAACCAAAATCTCTTTTACAGATTGAACTTGAAAAACATGCGGCACGGCAAAAAGAAGAAAATACGGACAGCGAAGGATAA
- the ndk gene encoding nucleoside-diphosphate kinase, giving the protein MKERTLAIIKPDAVADKNTGNIIAMIEKNNFDILRMQKMQLSEDQVRSFYAVHKDKPFFNEVVEFMSSGPIVVMVLEKENAIQEWRDLMGATDPEKAEEGTIRKLYGNNIGANAVHGSDSRETAALEINQFYPDL; this is encoded by the coding sequence ATGAAAGAAAGAACGTTAGCAATTATTAAACCTGATGCGGTAGCTGATAAAAATACCGGTAACATTATTGCAATGATTGAAAAAAATAACTTTGATATTCTTCGTATGCAAAAAATGCAATTAAGTGAAGATCAAGTTCGTTCTTTTTATGCAGTTCATAAAGATAAACCATTTTTTAATGAAGTTGTTGAATTTATGAGCTCGGGACCAATTGTTGTTATGGTATTAGAAAAAGAAAATGCGATACAAGAATGGCGCGATCTCATGGGCGCAACTGATCCAGAAAAAGCAGAAGAAGGCACAATTCGTAAACTTTACGGTAACAATATTGGTGCAAATGCGGTACATGGATCTGATAGCCGAGAAACTGCTGCATTAGAAATTAATCAATTTTATCCTGATCTATAA
- the murI gene encoding glutamate racemase — translation MKKKVINKIGFLDSGLGGLTILKKFLEYTPSNYLYLADIKNIPYGQKTPEQLKKIALANVDFLLLQGVEAIIIACHTLTAHTIDYLRARYPELPIIGVIKPVIQSLCDISAKKIGIIATTATIQSNIYYDLLQSLNQFESIFQQACPDLVPLIEAYPMNQSAIKNKLIEYLQSLKKENIDCLILGCTHYSLIKYYISELLPDCLIIGAERQMVDYSSYYFSIKNIPKLNCDIFVTQYSNAFEQNCLYILGDKIQICKIK, via the coding sequence GTGAAAAAGAAAGTAATAAATAAAATTGGTTTTCTTGATTCCGGGCTTGGTGGATTAACTATTTTGAAAAAATTCCTAGAATATACCCCTAGCAACTATCTTTATTTAGCAGATATAAAAAATATCCCCTATGGCCAAAAAACTCCAGAGCAATTAAAAAAAATTGCTTTAGCAAATGTAGATTTTTTGCTTTTACAAGGAGTAGAGGCGATAATTATTGCATGTCATACCCTTACTGCCCATACTATTGATTATCTACGTGCACGGTATCCGGAATTACCAATAATTGGTGTTATCAAGCCAGTTATTCAGTCTTTATGCGATATATCAGCAAAAAAAATTGGCATTATCGCAACAACTGCAACTATCCAAAGTAATATTTATTATGATTTACTGCAGAGTTTAAATCAATTTGAGAGCATTTTTCAGCAAGCATGTCCTGATTTAGTTCCCCTGATTGAAGCATATCCGATGAACCAAAGTGCGATTAAAAATAAACTTATTGAATATTTACAATCGTTAAAAAAAGAAAATATAGATTGCTTAATTCTTGGTTGCACACACTACTCATTAATAAAATATTATATAAGTGAACTATTGCCAGATTGCTTAATTATTGGAGCAGAAAGGCAGATGGTAGACTATAGTTCTTACTATTTTTCTATCAAAAATATCCCAAAATTGAATTGTGATATTTTTGTTACACAGTATTCCAATGCATTTGAGCAAAATTGCTTATATATATTAGGTGATAAAATACAGATATGTAAGATAAAATAA
- the nusB gene encoding transcription antitermination factor NusB, translating into MDNNASTHWFESLSQRDKRSLIFHLLYAADSYDYQVSLESLVDNLNRGFELNIPLDSQIVTTAQNIIDNREALDEIYKPLLANWRFERVGVCTKLILRYAIWEMHHTDTHSNIIINEAIELAKCFAEKDAYKFINGILDEALKQLPKK; encoded by the coding sequence ATGGACAATAATGCTTCCACTCACTGGTTTGAATCATTATCGCAACGCGATAAACGTTCTTTAATTTTTCATTTATTATATGCTGCTGATAGTTATGATTATCAAGTAAGCCTTGAATCACTCGTTGATAACTTAAATCGTGGATTTGAATTAAATATTCCACTTGATAGTCAAATAGTAACTACTGCGCAAAATATAATTGATAATCGCGAAGCGTTAGATGAAATATATAAGCCCTTATTAGCTAATTGGCGTTTTGAACGCGTTGGTGTATGCACTAAACTTATTTTGCGCTATGCAATTTGGGAAATGCACCATACCGATACCCATTCAAATATTATCATCAACGAAGCTATTGAATTAGCTAAATGCTTTGCAGAAAAAGATGCCTATAAATTTATTAATGGCATTTTAGATGAAGCATTAAAGCAGCTACCTAAAAAATAA
- the efp gene encoding elongation factor P, which produces MISAGDLRKGSKILYKSEPHVVIDFQWTKPGKGGAYIRTKMKNLITGLTIEGTFRSVEKLPVPDLSYREMQYLYAENGQYNFLDQDNYEQVILNENQIEEVKKYLKDGIVYTILYFSDRPIAVNPPLFIELKVADTQPGVRGDTAQGGATKPATLETDLVVQVPLFINEEDIIKVDTRDGSYIERVS; this is translated from the coding sequence GTGATTTCAGCTGGAGATCTTCGAAAAGGAAGTAAAATTCTATATAAGAGTGAGCCTCATGTTGTTATTGATTTTCAATGGACAAAGCCAGGCAAAGGTGGTGCATATATCCGCACAAAAATGAAAAACCTTATCACAGGCCTTACCATTGAAGGTACCTTCCGTTCTGTAGAAAAATTGCCTGTCCCTGATCTTTCCTATAGAGAAATGCAATATTTATATGCTGAAAATGGTCAATATAACTTTCTTGATCAAGATAATTATGAGCAAGTCATTTTAAATGAAAATCAAATCGAAGAAGTAAAAAAATATCTTAAAGATGGTATTGTTTATACTATTTTATATTTTTCTGATAGACCTATAGCAGTAAACCCTCCTTTGTTTATTGAATTAAAAGTAGCAGATACGCAACCAGGTGTGCGTGGTGATACTGCACAAGGTGGTGCTACAAAACCGGCAACCTTAGAAACTGATTTAGTAGTACAAGTACCACTATTTATTAATGAAGAAGATATTATTAAAGTAGATACCCGTGATGGTAGCTATATTGAACGAGTTTCTTAA
- the glyA gene encoding serine hydroxymethyltransferase, giving the protein MKNLAKIDTDIFSLIQLEQTRQETTLDLIASENYTSLAVMEATGSVLTNKYAEGYPGKRYYGGCEFVDKVELLAQERCKEIFHAEHVNVQPHAGSQANMAVYFAALNFGDTIMGMSLAEGGHLTHGHKVNFSGKLYSSIQYTVNRQTELLDYDEIEKLAEQYKPKLIIAGASAYSRAIDFARFKKIAKQVGAYLMADIAHIAGLVATGLHENPFPHAEFVTSTTHKTLRGPRGGLIMCKRDFAQKIDAAVMPGLQGGPFMQVIAGKAVAFKQALEPEFKDYQKQVLANAKIMAKTFQELGYRIVSGGTDTHLFIIDLRNQRITGKLAEQILERVGISVSRSCIPFDLEQAWVTSGIRVGSPAISTRGIKENEAIQIVHFMHEALEHRDDDLWLDKIRKEVKTLCARHPIYVF; this is encoded by the coding sequence ATGAAAAATCTTGCAAAAATCGATACTGATATATTTTCTCTTATTCAATTAGAACAAACAAGACAAGAAACAACGCTAGATTTAATCGCTTCTGAAAATTACACATCTTTGGCCGTAATGGAAGCAACGGGTTCTGTTTTAACTAATAAATATGCAGAAGGCTATCCAGGTAAGCGATATTATGGCGGGTGTGAGTTTGTTGATAAAGTAGAGTTGTTAGCACAAGAGCGTTGTAAAGAAATATTTCATGCTGAACATGTAAATGTACAGCCACATGCTGGCTCTCAAGCAAATATGGCCGTTTATTTTGCAGCACTTAATTTTGGCGATACGATAATGGGTATGAGCCTTGCTGAAGGCGGTCATTTAACGCATGGCCATAAAGTAAATTTTTCAGGAAAATTATATAGCAGCATTCAATATACGGTAAATCGTCAAACAGAGTTGCTTGATTATGATGAAATTGAAAAACTTGCTGAACAATATAAGCCAAAGTTAATTATTGCTGGGGCATCTGCTTATTCGCGTGCTATAGATTTTGCCCGTTTTAAAAAAATCGCTAAGCAAGTTGGGGCCTATTTGATGGCTGATATTGCCCATATTGCTGGTTTGGTTGCTACAGGCTTGCATGAAAATCCTTTTCCGCATGCAGAATTTGTAACGAGTACCACTCATAAAACACTTCGTGGCCCGCGTGGCGGTTTGATTATGTGTAAGCGAGATTTTGCTCAAAAAATTGATGCAGCGGTAATGCCGGGGTTACAAGGCGGTCCATTTATGCAAGTTATTGCTGGAAAAGCAGTAGCGTTTAAACAAGCACTTGAGCCAGAATTTAAAGATTATCAAAAACAAGTACTTGCTAATGCAAAAATAATGGCTAAAACATTTCAAGAGCTCGGTTATCGTATTGTAAGTGGCGGTACTGACACGCATTTATTTATTATTGATTTAAGAAATCAACGTATTACCGGTAAACTTGCAGAACAAATTTTAGAGCGCGTAGGAATATCTGTTTCTCGCAGTTGTATTCCTTTTGATTTAGAACAGGCATGGGTAACGAGTGGTATTCGGGTTGGATCGCCTGCTATAAGTACACGCGGTATAAAAGAGAATGAAGCTATACAGATTGTACATTTCATGCATGAAGCACTAGAGCATCGCGATGATGATTTATGGCTCGATAAAATCAGGAAAGAAGTTAAAACACTTTGTGCACGGCATCCGATTTATGTCTTTTAG
- a CDS encoding FAD-dependent oxidoreductase, whose translation MNTAKKILIIVALIVPLFFIGAYQFHQYKQNKLPDIEQAFDKKNIVPVVIIGSGPAGLSAALYTARAKLGTIVFNGHQLGGQLADVRQIENWPGKKKASGLEAIDDLLDQAKHFGAQTINDTIKKVNLATWPFVIITENNLELHALALIIATGRIAKKLNVPGVETYWGKGIGVCTICDAPFHKGQIVAVVGGGDTAGDRALQLAAYAKKVYMFARNPQLDASGTVQEYLKETPNIEILYNTELKEIDGDGKNINKVVLIDNKTQKTFSLPIRGLYFAIGYHPNSDIFQSYLKIGSEGFILLKGRTQHTNIPGVFAAGDVTDKIYGKAGVATGSGVKAGMDAIDFMQDIGFNQEIAKQLSPQLFKPDTTPRIDIKLITSTEQLERVIKENPLVLVDFYADYCPSCKNLLSYLEEMGSIYENKVHIIKINHEKNPEIGKKFEITSVPSFIAFKNGKLIEKKNTIRTKKQLGDFFEKIITK comes from the coding sequence ATGAATACTGCTAAAAAAATTTTGATTATTGTTGCATTGATTGTACCTTTGTTTTTTATAGGGGCTTATCAGTTCCACCAATATAAACAAAATAAACTACCTGATATAGAACAAGCATTTGATAAAAAAAATATCGTACCTGTCGTCATTATTGGTTCAGGACCAGCTGGGCTAAGCGCTGCTTTGTATACTGCGCGTGCAAAATTAGGCACTATTGTTTTTAATGGTCATCAACTTGGTGGACAACTTGCAGATGTTCGGCAAATTGAAAATTGGCCCGGCAAAAAAAAGGCTTCTGGTTTAGAAGCTATCGATGATCTTTTAGATCAAGCAAAACATTTTGGTGCACAAACTATTAACGATACGATAAAAAAAGTAAATCTTGCAACCTGGCCTTTTGTAATTATTACCGAAAATAATTTAGAATTGCACGCTCTCGCACTTATTATTGCCACTGGCCGCATCGCAAAAAAATTAAATGTTCCCGGAGTGGAAACTTACTGGGGAAAAGGCATTGGCGTATGTACCATTTGTGATGCTCCTTTTCATAAAGGACAAATTGTTGCTGTTGTGGGTGGTGGTGATACTGCCGGTGATCGTGCTTTACAATTGGCAGCCTATGCAAAAAAAGTGTATATGTTTGCTCGCAATCCCCAACTTGATGCTTCTGGTACTGTACAAGAATATTTAAAAGAAACCCCAAACATAGAAATCTTATATAATACAGAGTTAAAAGAAATTGATGGTGACGGAAAAAATATTAACAAAGTAGTTTTAATTGATAATAAAACACAAAAAACATTTAGTTTACCTATTCGCGGACTTTATTTTGCTATCGGTTATCATCCAAATTCAGATATTTTTCAGTCGTATCTTAAAATTGGTTCTGAAGGCTTTATTCTTCTTAAAGGAAGAACGCAACATACTAATATTCCTGGTGTATTTGCTGCTGGTGATGTTACCGATAAAATATATGGCAAAGCAGGTGTGGCAACCGGAAGTGGCGTTAAAGCTGGTATGGATGCTATCGATTTTATGCAAGATATAGGTTTTAATCAAGAAATAGCAAAACAATTAAGCCCACAACTTTTCAAACCAGATACTACACCACGTATTGATATAAAATTAATCACTTCAACTGAACAGCTTGAGCGAGTAATTAAAGAAAATCCGTTAGTTTTAGTGGATTTTTATGCCGATTATTGTCCTTCATGTAAAAACTTATTGAGCTATTTAGAAGAAATGGGAAGTATATATGAAAATAAAGTACATATTATAAAAATTAATCATGAAAAAAATCCTGAAATTGGTAAAAAATTTGAAATTACTTCAGTACCATCATTTATTGCTTTCAAAAATGGCAAATTAATTGAGAAAAAAAATACTATTCGCACCAAAAAGCAATTAGGTGATTTTTTTGAAAAAATAATTACTAAATAA
- a CDS encoding thioredoxin domain-containing protein has translation MIKKYLILSLSFGFASLFTILQAEEIKKSPVIAVSDNDFETKVLKAKKPVIVDFFAEWCGPCKKVKPTFEKLATQYANQYIFVSIDIDVAKKTAAKYKITQIPTFAIFNKGKLYGLSVGTLNEKTFEEDVKKTLAHNPDEAPLSNAPQIPNEMLLLQAITTQNTNQIKQLIKDGVDVNHKFKMPVPMGENRGKECEYTPLSIALSCNLKDVVETLLDAGASLDFTFKNMFGQEVNARQNLEKTLEETIKSMKEMLTFLDQYQEKNKK, from the coding sequence ATGATAAAAAAATACCTAATTCTCAGCCTTTCTTTTGGTTTTGCGTCACTTTTTACTATACTTCAAGCTGAAGAAATTAAAAAATCTCCCGTAATTGCAGTATCTGATAATGATTTTGAAACAAAAGTATTAAAGGCAAAAAAGCCGGTTATTGTTGATTTTTTTGCTGAATGGTGTGGACCGTGCAAAAAGGTTAAACCTACTTTCGAAAAACTTGCAACACAATATGCTAATCAGTATATTTTTGTAAGCATTGATATTGATGTTGCTAAAAAAACAGCAGCAAAATATAAAATCACACAGATTCCAACTTTTGCCATTTTTAATAAAGGCAAGCTTTATGGTCTTTCTGTTGGTACTTTAAATGAAAAAACTTTTGAAGAAGATGTTAAAAAAACATTGGCTCACAATCCCGATGAAGCACCTTTATCCAATGCACCACAAATACCAAATGAAATGCTTTTATTACAGGCAATTACTACACAAAATACTAATCAAATAAAACAACTTATTAAAGACGGTGTTGATGTTAATCACAAATTTAAAATGCCTGTTCCAATGGGAGAAAATAGAGGAAAAGAATGTGAATATACACCTCTTTCCATTGCCTTAAGTTGTAATTTAAAAGATGTAGTAGAAACACTTCTCGATGCGGGTGCTTCACTAGATTTTACTTTTAAAAATATGTTTGGCCAAGAGGTCAATGCTCGTCAAAATCTTGAAAAAACTCTTGAAGAAACAATAAAAAGCATGAAAGAAATGCTCACCTTCCTTGATCAATATCAAGAAAAAAATAAAAAATAA